The Desulfuromonas versatilis genome has a segment encoding these proteins:
- a CDS encoding PfkB family carbohydrate kinase, with the protein MSILVVGSVAFDSVETPFGQVEEILGGSGTYFSTSASFFTDVSLVAVVGEDFPEEHLDFLRSRSIDLGGVKKAPGRTFRWKGRYGYDLNEAHTLDTQLNVFETFKPELPAGYEDAEYVFLANIDPELQFEVLQQVRRPAMIACDTMNFWIEGKRAELLKTLRKVDTLLINEGEARQLAGEANLVKAARSILAMGPRTLVVKRGEYGVLMFTEHSTFAAPAFPLESVYDPTGAGDTFAGGFVGYLAATRNHSEANVRKAIVFGSVMASFTVEDFSLNRLRSLESKEIENRFQKVKLLTEFEGIG; encoded by the coding sequence GTGAGTATTCTGGTTGTAGGTTCGGTTGCCTTCGATTCGGTGGAAACCCCATTCGGCCAGGTGGAGGAGATTCTCGGCGGGTCGGGGACCTATTTCTCGACCTCGGCGAGCTTTTTCACCGATGTAAGCCTGGTGGCGGTGGTCGGGGAGGACTTCCCCGAGGAACACCTCGATTTTCTGCGCTCGCGCAGCATCGACCTGGGAGGTGTGAAGAAAGCCCCGGGCAGAACTTTCCGCTGGAAAGGGCGCTACGGGTACGACCTCAACGAGGCGCACACCCTGGATACCCAGCTCAATGTCTTCGAAACCTTCAAGCCCGAGCTTCCCGCCGGCTACGAAGACGCCGAGTACGTGTTTCTCGCCAACATCGACCCCGAACTCCAGTTCGAGGTGTTGCAGCAGGTACGCAGGCCCGCCATGATCGCCTGCGACACCATGAATTTCTGGATCGAGGGGAAGCGGGCCGAACTGCTGAAAACCCTGCGCAAGGTGGACACCCTGCTGATCAACGAGGGCGAAGCCCGGCAGCTGGCCGGGGAGGCGAACCTGGTCAAGGCCGCCCGTTCGATTCTCGCCATGGGGCCGCGAACCCTGGTGGTCAAGCGGGGCGAGTACGGGGTGCTCATGTTTACCGAACACTCGACATTCGCCGCGCCGGCCTTCCCCCTCGAGTCGGTTTACGACCCGACCGGCGCCGGGGACACCTTTGCCGGAGGCTTTGTCGGCTACCTGGCCGCAACCCGCAATCACTCGGAGGCCAATGTCCGCAAGGCGATCGTCTTCGGTAGCGTCATGGCTTCGTTCACCGTCGAGGATTTCAGCCTCAACCGCCTGCGGTCCCTCGAGTCCAAGGAAATCGAGAACCGCTTCCAGAAGGTCAAGCTGCTGACCGAGTTCGAAGGGATCGGCTGA
- the mtnP gene encoding S-methyl-5'-thioadenosine phosphorylase, which translates to MSQPTIGVIGGSGLYEIEGLTDVQEVLLDTPFGAPSDAYITGTLEGVKMVFLPRHGQGHRFLPSEVNYRANIYGMKKLGVERIISVSAVGSMKEEIAPGHMVIPDQFFDRTQGKRASTFFGEGVVGHVQFADPLCADLSEILYQSSLEVGATTHKGGTYICIEGPNFSTRAESNIYRSWGVDVIGMTNIPEARLAREAEICYGTVALATDYDCWHEGHDDVSVEAVIAIIQQNVATARNIIKAAVKRLSQSRSCACGEALKFAVMTHKELIPEQTRQRLEPLIGKYL; encoded by the coding sequence ATGTCCCAACCCACCATCGGCGTCATCGGCGGCAGCGGTCTTTACGAGATCGAAGGGCTCACCGATGTGCAGGAAGTTCTTCTGGATACCCCCTTCGGCGCTCCATCGGATGCCTATATCACCGGCACTCTGGAAGGGGTGAAGATGGTGTTTCTGCCCCGCCACGGCCAGGGGCACCGGTTTCTGCCCTCGGAAGTCAATTACCGGGCCAACATCTACGGCATGAAGAAGCTGGGGGTGGAGCGGATCATCTCGGTTTCGGCGGTCGGCAGCATGAAGGAGGAGATCGCCCCCGGACACATGGTGATCCCCGACCAGTTCTTCGACCGCACCCAGGGCAAGCGCGCCTCGACCTTCTTCGGGGAGGGGGTGGTCGGCCATGTCCAGTTCGCCGACCCGCTTTGCGCTGATCTCTCGGAGATCCTCTACCAGTCCTCCCTGGAAGTGGGCGCCACCACCCACAAGGGAGGGACCTACATCTGCATCGAAGGGCCCAACTTTTCCACCCGCGCCGAGTCCAACATCTACCGCAGCTGGGGGGTGGACGTGATCGGCATGACCAACATCCCCGAGGCGCGCCTGGCCCGCGAGGCGGAGATCTGCTACGGCACGGTGGCCCTGGCCACCGACTACGACTGCTGGCACGAGGGGCATGACGACGTGTCGGTGGAGGCGGTGATCGCCATCATCCAGCAGAACGTCGCCACCGCCCGCAACATCATCAAGGCGGCGGTCAAGCGCCTTTCCCAATCCCGCAGCTGTGCCTGCGGCGAGGCGCTCAAGTTCGCGGTGATGACCCACAAGGAACTGATCCCGGAGCAGACCAGGCAGCGGCTGGAGCCGCTGATCGGCAAGTATCTCTGA
- the rlmN gene encoding 23S rRNA (adenine(2503)-C(2))-methyltransferase RlmN, translating into MSDTNLIDLKNLTLEELTDFLAGMGKENFRARQIMRWIYQRGACSFAEMTDLSKVLREELAGRAFISDWVPEVTEQSQDGTRKYLFRLADGQTVESVRIPMEGERATLCISTQVGCAMQCAFCLTGTFGLLRDLEPAEIVNQVCAALKDGPINNIVMMGMGEPLHNLENVIKALRIFYTTEGFDYGPRKITLSTSGLVPQMLELGRRIRVNLAVSLNATTDEVRDELMPVNRRYPLKELMAACREYPLQPRQRITFEYILIRGVNDTAADAKRLVKLLHGIAAKVNLIPFNEHEGSAFRAPLAESIEAFQTYLLDRNIVAIRRASKGQDISAACGQLKGKLEKQQGRLPAP; encoded by the coding sequence TTTTCTCGCCGGGATGGGCAAGGAAAACTTTCGCGCCCGCCAGATCATGCGCTGGATCTATCAGCGCGGAGCCTGCTCCTTTGCAGAAATGACCGACCTGTCCAAGGTGCTGCGCGAAGAGCTGGCCGGCCGGGCTTTCATCTCCGACTGGGTCCCGGAAGTTACCGAGCAGAGCCAGGACGGGACCCGAAAATACCTGTTTCGCCTCGCCGACGGCCAGACCGTGGAATCGGTGCGCATCCCCATGGAGGGCGAGCGCGCCACCCTGTGCATCTCCACCCAGGTGGGGTGCGCCATGCAGTGCGCCTTCTGCCTGACGGGCACCTTCGGCCTGCTGCGCGACCTGGAGCCGGCGGAGATCGTCAACCAGGTCTGCGCGGCCCTCAAGGACGGCCCGATCAACAACATCGTCATGATGGGCATGGGCGAGCCGCTGCACAACCTGGAAAACGTGATCAAGGCCCTGCGGATCTTCTACACCACCGAGGGGTTCGACTACGGCCCGCGCAAGATCACCCTGTCGACTTCCGGGCTGGTCCCCCAGATGCTGGAGCTGGGCAGGCGGATTCGCGTCAACCTGGCGGTTTCCCTCAACGCCACCACCGACGAGGTGCGCGACGAGCTTATGCCGGTCAACCGGCGCTATCCCCTCAAGGAGCTGATGGCCGCCTGCCGCGAGTACCCGCTGCAGCCCCGGCAGCGGATCACCTTCGAGTACATCCTGATCCGCGGGGTCAACGACACCGCGGCGGACGCCAAGCGCCTGGTCAAGCTGCTGCACGGCATCGCGGCCAAGGTCAACCTGATCCCCTTCAACGAGCACGAGGGGTCGGCGTTTCGCGCCCCGCTGGCCGAGAGCATCGAGGCCTTCCAGACCTACCTGCTCGACCGCAACATCGTCGCCATCCGCCGCGCCAGCAAGGGGCAGGACATCTCGGCGGCCTGCGGCCAGCTCAAGGGCAAACTTGAAAAACAGCAAGGGCGCCTGCCGGCGCCTTGA